One Microcebus murinus isolate Inina chromosome 9, M.murinus_Inina_mat1.0, whole genome shotgun sequence DNA window includes the following coding sequences:
- the LOC142872910 gene encoding small ribosomal subunit protein eS1-like, whose protein sequence is MAVGKNKRLTKGGKKGAKKKVVDPFSKKDWYDVKASAMFNIRNIGKTLVTRTQGTKIASDGLKGRVFEVSLADLQNDEVAFRKFKLITEDVQGKNCLTNFHGMDLTRDKMCSMVKKWQTMIEAHVDVKTTDGYLLHLFCVGFTKKRNNQIRKTSYAQHQQVRQIRKKMMEIMTREVQTNDLKEVVNKLIPDSIGKDIEKACQSIYPLHDVFVRKVKMLKKPKFELGKLMELHGEGSSSGKATGDETGTKVERADGYEPPVQESV, encoded by the coding sequence ATGGCGGTCGGCAAGAACAAGCGCCTTACGAAAGGCGGCAAAAAGGGAGCCAAGAAGAAAGTGGTTGatccattttctaaaaaagattgGTATGATGTGAAGGCATCTGCTATGttcaatataagaaatattggGAAAACACTAGTCACCAGGACTCAAGGAACGAAAATTGCCTCCGATGGCCTCAAGGGTCGTGTGTTTGAAGTGAGCCTTGCTGATCTGCAAAATGATGAAGTtgcatttagaaaattcaagCTGATTACTGAAGATGTTCAGGGCAAAAACTGTCTGACTAATTTTCATGGCATGGACCTTACCCGTGACAAAATGTGTTCCATGGTTAAAAAATGGCAGACTATGATCGAAGCTCACGTTGATGTCAAGACTACCGATGGTTATTTGCTTCATCTGTTCTGTGTTGGTTTTACTAAAAAGCGCAACAATCAGATACGGAAGACCTCTTATGCTCAGCACCAACAGGTCCGCCAAATCCGGAAGAAGATGATGGAAATCATGACCAGAGAGGTGCAGACAAATGACTTGAAAGAAGTAGTCAATAAATTGATTCCAGACAGCATTggaaaagacatagaaaaggcTTGCCAATCTATTTATCCTCTCCATGATGTCTTcgttagaaaagtaaaaatgctgAAGAAGCCCAAGTTTGAATTGGGAAAACTCATGGAGCTTCATGGTGAAGGTAGTAGTTCTGGAAAAGCTACTGGTGATGAGACAGGCACTAAAGTTGAACGAGCTGATGGATATGAACCACCAGTCCAAGAATCTGTTTAA